A DNA window from Setaria viridis chromosome 2, Setaria_viridis_v4.0, whole genome shotgun sequence contains the following coding sequences:
- the LOC117843217 gene encoding uncharacterized protein: protein MSGSVGRTRVGRYELGRTLGEGTFAKVKFARNVETGENVAIKILDKEKVLRHKMIAQIKREISTMKLIRHPNVIRMYEVMASKTKIYIVMELVTGGELFDKIATRGRLKEDDARKYFQQLINAVDYCHSRGVYHRDLKPENLLLDATGALKVSDFGLSALSQQVREDGLLHTTCGTPNYVAPEVINNKGYDGAKADLWSCGVILFVLMAGYLPFEDSNLMSLYKKIFKADFSCPSWFSTSAKKLIKKILDPNPNTRITIADLINNEWFKKGYQPPRFETADVNLDDVNSIFNESGDPAQLVVERREERPSVMNAFELISTSQGLNLGTLFEKQTGSVKRETRFTSRLPANEILSKIEAAAGPMGFNVQKRNYKLKLRGENPGRKGQLAIATEVFEVTPSLYMVELRKSNGDTLEFHKFYHNISNGLKDVMWKPEGSIMEGDEARHRKSPMVAGPLAHPEWPRRKPILGFRRPSQLLRATDGKSTAQAQRYAAGPGCCTRLGECKRARLAQWTTTSGADPRLGSPSHHSITQVTTRPHPHCPTPPALALLRPALTARPDPTRDPEERASAAAMREEARSSSAAPPDPPPARSVSPPPTPVASSAGASSPPAQTNVASIDWLGSDQVSKAGSSHVAPPASQPAFSTNADGAAADFSQSSCRPWERGDLLHRLATFKQSTWASKPKAASSLACAQRGWVNIDVDKIECESCGAHLIFTALTSWSPAEVANAGEAFAEQLDASHQNDCPWRGNSCADSLVQFHLTPSALVGGFKDRCDGLLQFVSLPVIASSAIESMKITRSVQIDRILSQSVTILSGELGYRTDSTTGIDISQQDESCGYSQAQKLISVCGWEPRWLPNVQDWEENSTRSARNAGSAEPDGQFHSQIPEHHQSSYSASVKKEKGKGKVRVKDSGCSMRSPLLDCSLCGATVRIWDFKSVPRPSHLSLNNIDMPDTGRKPVLTRGISATSGINGLVAEVAEKENVEGRDEAGTDERKSVSNAQVDLNLTMAGGLPSNHSALPPMPGHFSYGGMGRDLIIGQPTGSELGGHAASFESRGPSSRKRNLEEGGSTADKPINRLQPADSIEGTVIDRDGDEVDDAAQDSGARSKRPRGFNLFDINRPSSTGAGPSRNLSFDLDIDVNRFDTSNAEGPSALHNPFPKDSMRASSVIAMDTVHSAEENSMESVEYHPCDGDDVNKPSSALRSGGMSEALDLNYSNQAQQSSFVQPAAETESNAREIGGSSMNGGEEVLNAETTPASARDQLSLGVSGGSVGMGASHEAEIHGTDISEHKTGSVVGDADPIPELIEIMGHTGESAPGPALMDESAPEEVGREDPHGDSQDMASRLAVRADSGSKICGSTKADSVESGEKMSHAVAHENSAHPSLSCNARVYSGIDASKEEVTGIMLTNDDYDPANGLGATNGENDYETELPDFDPIKHHNNYCPWVNGNVAAACCINSGSSTALSGWQLTVDAIETLQSLGQAQNQTMQSDSAASLYKLSSVHCIVSCGRMITPHPAGSC, encoded by the exons ATGAGCGGGTCCGTTGGGAGAACCCGGGTGGGGAGGTACGAGCTGGGCCGGACGCTCGGGGAGGGAACCTTCGCCAAGGTCAAGTTCGCCAGGAACGTCGAGACCGGCGAGAATGTTGCCATCAAGATCCTCGACAAGGAGAAGGTGCTCAGGCACAAGATGATCGCCCAG ATAAAGCGCGAGATCTCGACCATGAAGCTCATCAGGCATCCAAACGTCATCCGGATGTATGAG GTGATGGCCAGCAAGACAAAGATTTACATAGTGATGGAGCTTGTCACTGGGGGTGAACTTTTCGACAAGATT GCTACGCGCGGAAGGCTGAAAGAGGATGATGCAAGGAAGTACTTCCAACAGCTGATCAATGCTGTCGATTACTGCCATAGCAGAGGCGTCTACCACCGAGATCTCAAG CCTGAAAACCTTCTGCTTGATGCTACTGGCGCACTCAAGGTGTCTGATTTTGGATTGAGTGCACTATCTCAACAAGTCCGA GAGGATGGTCTGCTGCACACAACTTGTGGAACTCCCAATTATGTTGCTCCCGAG GTTATAAACAACAAAGGGTATGATGGAGCCAAGGCTGATCTATGGTCATGTGGGGTGATTCTCTTTGTCCTCATGGCAGGGTACCTCCCATTTGAAGATTCGAACCTTATGTCACTTTACAAGAAG ATCTTCAAAGCGGATTTCAGTTGCCCATCCTGGTTCTCCACAAGTGCGAaaaagctcatcaagaagattCTAGATCCTAATCCTAACACT AGAATAACTATTGCAGATCTTATTAATAATGAGTGGTTCAAGAAGGGGTATCAGCCTCCCAGATTTGAGACAGCAGACGTAAATTTGGATGATGTCAACTCCATCTTTAACGAATCCGGC GATCCAGCACAGCTTGTTGTTGAGAGGCGTGAAGAAAGGCCGTCAGTGATGAATGCTTTTGAGTTGATCTCTACATCTCAAGGCCTCAATCTTGGCACACTCTTTGAGAAGCAAACG GGTTCTGTTAAGCGAGAAACAAGATTTACGTCAAGGCTTCCTGCAAATGAGATCTTGTCAAAAatcgaagcagcagcaggaccCATGGGCTTCAATGTGCAGAAGCGCAATTATAAG CTGAAGCTGCGAGGAGAGAACCCTGGAAGGAAAGGTCAGCTGGCCATTGCAACAGAG GTTTTCGAGGTGACACCTTCACTCTACATGGTGGAGCTGCGCAAGTCGAACGGCGACACCCTCGAGTTCCACAAGTTCTACCACAACATCTCGAACGGGCTCAAGGACGTGATGTGGAAGCCGGAGGGCAGCATCATGGAAGGCGACGAGGCGCGGCACCGCAAGTCGCCG ATGGTCGCCGGGCCGTTGGCCCATCCTGAGTGGCCCAGGAGGAAGCCCATCCTGGGCTTCAGAAGGCCCAGTCAGCTTCTGCGGGCGACGGACGGGAAATCAACGGCGCAAGCCCAACGGTACGCAGCCGGGCCAGGCTGCTGCACGCGATTGGGTGAATGCAAGCGGGCCCGTCTCGCCCAGTGGACGACGACTAGTGGAGCGGATCCCCGGCTCGGATCTCCCTCGCATCACAGTATCACACAAGTCACCACACGTCCACACCCCCACTGCCCCACACCACCCGCGCTCGCCCTGCTCCGCCCGGCCTTGACCGCCCGACCCGACCCGACGCGGGACCCCGAGGAGCGAGCGAGCGCGGCCGCGATGCGCGAGGAGGcgcggagctcgtcggcggcgccgcccgaccCGCCGCCCGCGAGGTcggtctcgccgccgcccacccccgTCGCCAG TTCTGCTGGTGCTTCATCACCTCCTGCACAAACTAATGTAGCTAGTATAGATTGGTTAGGCAGTGACCAAGTGTCCAAGGCGGGATCGTCTCATGTCGCTCCACCTGCTTCTCAGCCTGCATTTAGTACTAATGCTGATGGGGCTGCTGCGGATTTCTCTCAATCATCGTGTAGACCATGGGAACGAGGCGACTTGCTTCATCGACTGGCCACGTTTAAGCAGTCAACATGGGCTTCTAAGCCAAAG GCTGCTAGTTCATTGGCTTGTGCTCAAAGAGGCTGGGTGAACATTGATGTGGACAAGATTGAGTGTGAATCATGTGGTGCACATCTTATATTTACTGCATTGACATCATGGTCCCCTGCTGAAG TTGCAAATGCCGGGGAAGCTTTTGCTGAGCAGCTTGATGCATCACACCAGAATGATTGTCCCTGGAGGGGGAATAGCTGTGCTGATAGCCTGGTCCAGTTCCACCTTACCCCGTCAGCTCTTGTTGGTGGTTTTAAAGATCGCTGTGATGGATTATTGCAGTTTGTATCTCTTCCTGTTATTGCCTCATCTGCAATTGAGAGTATGAAGATCACTAGAAGCGTTCAAATTGATCGCATCTTATCCCAATCAGTTACAATTTTGTCTGGGGAGCTGGGCTACAGAACAGACAGTACAACAGGAATTGATATCAGCCAACAAGATGAAAGCTGCGGCTACTCTCAA GCACAGAAGCTTATTAGCGTTTGTGGATGGGAGCCTAGATGGCTTCCAAATGTTCAAGATTGGGAAGAAAATTCAACACGCTCCGCCAGAAATGCAGGTTCAGCTGAACCAGATGGCCAGTTTCATTCCCAAATTCCTGAGCATCACCAAAGTTCATACTCTGCATCAGTTAAGAAAgagaagggaaaaggaaaagtgCGTGTCAAAGATTCTGGATGCAGCATGAGATCACCTTTGCTGGATTGCAGCTTATGTGGAGCTACAGTGAGAATCTGGGACTTCAAATCTGTGCCACGCCCTTCCCATTTAAGTCTGAATAACATCGACATGCCTGATACAGGAAGGAAGCCTGTGTTGACCCGTGGAATTAGTGCTACTAGTGGGATCAATGGATTGGTTGCTGAAGTAGCAGAGAAAGAAAATGTTGAAGGACGTGATGAGGCAGGTACTGATGAGCGTAAGTCTGTGTCAAATGCTCAAGTTGACTTAAATCTGACGATGGCAGGAGGTTTGCCATCAAACCATTCTGCATTGCCCCCGATGCCTGGACATTTCAGTTATGGAGGAATGGGAAGAGATCTCATTATTGGGCAGCCAACTGGAAGTGAACTTGGTGGCCATGCAGCCTCATTTGAGTCTCGGGGCCCCAGTTCAAGGAAGCGTAACCTGGAGGAAGGTGGGAGCACAGCTGACAAGCCAATAAACAGGCTTCAGCCTGCTGACAGCATAGAGGGAACTGTCATTGACCGCGATGGTGATGAAGTTGATGATGCCGCACAAGATTCTGGTGCTCGGAGCAAAAGGCCTCGTGGTTTTAATCTTTTTGATATCAATCGCCCATCTTCTACCGGAGCAGGTCCCAGCAGAAACTTAAGCTTTGACCTGGATATAGATGTTAATAGATTTGATACATCTAATGCTGAGGGCCCATCTGCCCTTCACAACCCATTTCCAAAGGATTCTATGAGGGCGTCTTCTGTTATTGCAATGGACACTGTTCACAGTGCGGAGGAAAATTCAATGGAGAGTGTTGAATATCATCCATGTGATGGTGATGATGTTAATAAGCCTTCTAGTGCACTCAGGAGTGGTGGAATGAGTGAGGCATTGGATCTCAATTATAGCAACCAAGCACAGCAAAGCAGTTTTGTACAGCCTGCTGCTGAAACTGAAAGTAATGCAAGAGAGATAGGGGGCAGTAGTATGAATGGAGGGGAAGAAGTTCTCAATGCAGAAACGACTCCTGCTTCTGCTAGAGATCAGCTTAGCCTGGGGGTTAGTGGAGGGAGTGTGGGAATGGGTGCTAGTCATGAAGCTGAAATTCATGGGACTGATATTTCTGAGCATAAAACTGGTAGCGTTGTTGGAGATGCTGATCCAATTCCTGAGCTCATCGAGATTATGGGCCACACTGGCGAGTCAGCCCCTGGACCTGCGTTGATGGATGAGTCTGCCCCTGAAGAAGTTGGTCGAGAAGATCCTCATGGTGATAGCCAAGATATGGCGTCTCGGTTAGCGGTTCGAGCTGACAGTGGTTCAAAAATTTGTGGTTCAACTAAAGCTGATTCTGTTGAAAGTGGAGAGAAGATGAGTCATGCTGTAGCTCATGAGAATAGTGCACATCCCTCTCTTTCTTGCAATGCAAGAGTTTATTCTGGCATTGATGCATCAAAAGAGGAAGTGACTGGTATTATGCTGACTAATGATGACTATGATCCAGCAAATGGGCTAG GAGCAACAAATGGAGAAAACGATTATGAAACCGAACTTCCAGATTTTGATCCAATAAAGCACCACAACAATTACTGCCCCTGGGTAAATGGAAATGTTGCTGCTGCATGTTGTATTAACTCTGGTTCGAGCACGGCGCTCTCTGGCTGGCAGCTCACAGTAGATGCCATCGAGACGTTGCAGTCTCTTGGCCAAGCTCAGAATCAGACTATGCAGTCAGACTCTGCGGCTTCATTATATAAG CTTTCTTCTGTGCATTGCATTGTCTCATGTGGTAGGATGATCACGCCCCACCCAGCCGGAAGCTGCTGA